In a genomic window of Gossypium arboreum isolate Shixiya-1 chromosome 7, ASM2569848v2, whole genome shotgun sequence:
- the LOC108466524 gene encoding uncharacterized protein LOC108466524 — MANSMANLSRRVYRSLLCNPRTSQLSMPFCTTTPISSSAETSDSDSDPFPDFSSSQSSTPLESAKDSNTKSRLYDLPLENGFDTGIYKAILVGQVGQTPIHKKLKSGLSVTLFSLGTGGIRNNRRPHGNEEPVEYANRCAIQWHRVCVYQEHLGGVVLKHALPGTTLYLEGNLEMKVFTDPISGMVRRLREISIRRNGRIVFLGNVDKAEGPATGEMKGVGFF, encoded by the exons ATGGCGAATTCGATGGCAAATTTATCTAGAAGGGTTTATAGATCTCTTCTCTGTAACCCCAGAACTTCTCAACTTTCAATGCCCTTTTGCACCACCACCCCGATTTCCTCCTCTGCTGAAACTTCCGACTCGGACTCTGATCCATTTCCCGACTTTTCTTCTTCGCAATCCTCAACGCCCTTAGAATCTGCCAAGGACTCCAACACTAAGAGTCGTTTATACGACCTCCCGCTTGAGAATGGCTTTGATACGGGCATTTACAAG GCAATTCTGGTTGGACAGGTAGGGCAGACCCCAATCCATAAGAAACTGAAGAGTGGGCTATCAGTGACATTATTTTCCCTGGGGACAGGTGGGATTCGAAACAACAGGAGGCCACATGGGAATGAGGAACCAGTGGAGTATGCTAATCGCTGTGCTATTCAGTGGCATCGTGTTTGTGTGTACCAAGAGCACTTGGGAGGTGTTGTCCTGAAGCATGCTCTTCCTGG CACGACTCTATATCTAGAGGGAAATCTGGAGATGAAAGTCTTCACTGATCCAATCAGTGGTATGGTTCGACGCCTGAGAGAGATTTCTATTCGTCGAAATG GTCGGATTGTGTTTTTGGGAAATGTTGATAAAGCAGAGGGGCCAGCTACTGGAGAAATGAAAGGTGTTGGGTTTTTCTAG
- the LOC108465030 gene encoding LOW QUALITY PROTEIN: protein KINESIN LIGHT CHAIN-RELATED 3-like (The sequence of the model RefSeq protein was modified relative to this genomic sequence to represent the inferred CDS: inserted 1 base in 1 codon) — protein sequence MPGLIMDDNKEEADVNEVNGTSSHIKENVVLNKSPKSARLQSLRGAESALHLNNGMNQADTSIEQLYENVCDMQSSDQSPSRQSFGSXGEESRIDSELCHLVGGEMREVEIMQVDIDKPEDDSNSNSSSKKGGSSSGKKSGLLDKSQSASAKSISPDHVRKSSQSQMVSEVSTKLSLKGKSPPEKPPINKRNNKILKKSNTGIVSMKKGKGSKLQNGTEDASESWLGSPDLGPFLLKQARDLVSAGDNPQKALELALRAAKSYELCANEKPNLELVMCLHVTAAIFCSLGQYNEAIPLLEQSIEIPLIEEGQEHALAKFAGYMQLGDTYAMLGELENSITCYTTGLEVQKQVLGETDPRVGEICRYLAEAHVQALQFDEAQRLCQMALDIHRENGSSALLEEAADRRLMGLICETRGDHEAALEHLVLASMSMVANGQEAEVASVDCSIGDAYLSLSRYDEAVFAYQKALTAFKTTKGENHPAIGSVFVRLADLYNRTGKLRESKSYCENALRIYEKPTLGIPPEEIASGLTDVSAIYESMNDLDQAIKLLQKALKIYNDCPGQQSTIAGIEAQIGVMYYMLGNYSESYNSFKGAISKLRACGQRKSAFFGVALNQMGLACVQCYAIHEAVQLFEEAKSILEQELGPYHLDTLVVYSNLAGTYDASGRFFNLLTVIAVIYGVNRLDDAIEILEHVVQMREEKLGTATPEVYDEKKRLSELLKEAGRVRSRKARSLETLLDANPHSLNGEGIKV from the exons ATGCCCGGTCTTATTATGGATGATAATAAAGAAGAAGCAGATGTGAATGAAGTGAATGGGACTTCATCACATATTAAGGAAAATGTGGTTTTGAATAAGTCCCCTAAGAGCGCAAGACTGCAAAGCCTTCGTGGTGCAGAATCTGCTCTTCACCTCAATAATGGGATGAATCAGGCTGACACCTCCATTGAGCAGCTTTACGAGAATGTGTGTGATATGCAGAGTTCTGATCAGTCACCCTCAAGGCAGAGCTTTGGAT TAGGTGAAGAGTCTAGGATTGATTCGGAATTGTGCCATCTTGTTGGAGGAGAGATGAGAGAAGTTGAAATAATGCAAGTAGATATAGATAAACCAGAAGATGATAGTAATAGTAATTCCTCTTCTAAGAAGGGAGGCTCGTCTAGTGGTAAGAAGTCAGGGTTGTTGGACAAGAGCCAATCTGCAAGTGCAAAATCCATTTCTCCAGATCATGTCAGGAAATCGTCTCAATCACAAATGGTCTCTGAAGTATCAACAAAACTCAGTCTTAAGGGAAAAAGTCCACCTGAGAAACCTCCCATTAACAAGCGGAACAATAAGATTCTGAAGAAATCAAACACAGGAATTGTATCCATGAAGAAAGGGAAAGGGTCGAAGTTACAAAATGGAACTGAGGATGCTTCCGAGTCGTGGTTAGGTAGTCCTGATCTTGGACCATTTTTACTCAAGCAAGCTAGAGATTTGGTTTCTGCAGGAGACAATCCCCAGAAAGCTCTTGAATTGGCACTTCGAGCGGCAAAATCATATGAACTTTGCGCGAATGAGAAACCCAACTTAGAACTGGTCATGTGTTTGCATGTTACTGCAGCAATATTTTGCAGCTTAGGCCAGTACAATGAGGCAATTCCTCTTCTTGAACAATCAATTGAGATTCCACTGATTGAGGAAGGCCAGGAGCATGCCCTCGCTAAATTTGCTGGTTATATGCAGTTGGGTGACACTTATGCAATGCTAGGAGAGCTTGAGAACTCAATAACTTGTTACACCACTGGCCTTGAAGTCCAGAAACAAGTTCTTGGAGAAACAGATCCCAGAGTTGGTGAGATCTGCAGGTATTTGGCTGAAGCTCATGTGCAGGCATTGCAATTTGATGAAGCTCAGAGGCTATGTCAAATGGCTCTTGACATTCACAGAGAAAATGGTTCATCAGCTCTTCTTGAAGAGGCAGCAGATCGGAGGCTCATGGGTCTCATATGTGAAACAAGGGGAGACCATGAGGCAGCTTTGGAACATCTTGTTTTAGCCAGTATGTCCATGGTGGCAAATGGCCAGGAGGCAGAAGTGGCTTCTGTTGATTGCAGCATTGGAGATGCATACCTATCTTTGTCTAGGTATGATGAGGCTGTTTTTGCCTATCAGAAAGCACTCACAGCTTTTAAGACAACCAAAGGAGAGAATCATCCAGCAATTGGATCAGTTTTTGTCCGGTTGGCTGACTTGTATAACAGGACAGGGAAATTAAGGGAATCAAAATCATACTGTGAGAATGCTCTCCGAATCTACGAAAAACCCACGCTTGGGATTCCTCCAGAAGAAATTGCAAGTGGCCTCACAGATGTTTCTGCTATCTATGAATCAATGAATGACCTTGATCAGGCAATCAAGTTGCTACAGAAGGCCTTAAAAATATACAATGATTGCCCTGGTCAGCAAAGTACAATTGCTGGAATTGAAGCACAGATAGGAGTAATGTATTACATGCTGGGGAACTATTCAGAATCTTACAACTCCTTCAAAGGTGCCATTTCAAAGCTACGTGCATGTGGACAGAGGAAATCTGCCTTCTTTGGCGTTGCTCTCAATCAGATGGGGCTAGCTTGTGTCCAATGCTACGCTATACATGAGGCTGTCCAGTTGTTCGAAGAAGCCAAGAGCATATTGGAGCAAGAGCTCGGACCGTACCACCTTGATACACTTGTTGTTTATAGTAATCTTGCAGGCACTTATGATGCAAGTGGCAG ATTTTTTAATCTTCTTACCGTGATTGCTGTGATATATGGTGTCAACAGGTTGGATGATGCCATTGAAATATTGGAGCATGTTGTTCAAATGAGAGAGGAAAAACTGGGGACTGCTACTCCTGAGGTTTATGATGAGAAGAAAAGGTTATCTGAATTATTAAAAGAAGCAGGAAGAGTTCGGAGCAGGAAAGCCAGATCATTAGAAACCCTTCTCGATGCCAACCCTCATAGTTTAAATGGTGAAGGAATTAAGGTGTGA
- the LOC108456070 gene encoding uncharacterized protein LOC108456070, producing MADDPEKRFHSIMDKLFHSSKSTTSFSSPPAPGTGGQRQLLRAKKRPVPSYTTAVEKQQHCLAASEAPLCRPWDRGDLLRRLSTFKSMTWFAKPKVVNAVNCARRGWVNVDMDIIACESCGARLLFSTPSSWTRQQVEKAALVFSLKLDSGHKLLCPWIDNICDERLAEFPPSVPADLVDKFRARSDSLFQLIALPVISSLAIEFMRSPQLEQFLRQPLMLDCLKGNAEFSHLERIEDGSAVDSANLYYQAQKLLSLCGWEPRSLPYVVDCKDGQNQFVKDADILSSSEGVHYGLNLRLSFRPTDENENLTANKDFENSFGLQYDPKSVVLDCRLCGASVGLWAFSTVQRPVELFRLFGCEEVNPGVHDSGHESNVCEVPFNSGASSMEPSSNSKLTIAGGPPPTQQNFKARIYVPVIGESLRARLLYHPEVRDQIYSNPKNTLVESNCNRIPGEIDCFNNSVNQLGVPLADLRTLNGKKDGQVNCNSKSSDRSPCSNYDVCSGDDTFRNVTPLEGTDFTAKENSPYTGIDDSNIGGQIESSQNVVLDSCQSNSFPEKVDNDRTCNLAVKNSDAMHVGESSVMTQGANVSPRNEGAKANDSSVMVTSEKYYPEQNAEPDRVCDKKNCLSNQDSTCVASCLEADVNVDGTNKMNSREDKTCSNSEEGVIAEVQAVQNNKVLSCPKGKDLKRLHMDKISEFDPIRQHRHFCPWIASMSGGAPGWQQTLSALLYGKDFPNSSPVCSTSTVSMIKVDDPIASVRKLFMSPTAKRTKITRE from the exons ATGGCCGACGATCCAGAGAAGAGGTTTCATTCGATCATGGACAAGCTCTTCCATTCTTCTAAATCTACCACTTCCTTCTCCAG TCCTCCGGCACCGGGAACGGGAGGACAAAGACAACTATTACGGGCGAAGAAACGACCCGTTCCATCGTACACTACAGCAGTGGAAAAGCAGCAGCACTGCTTAGCTGCGTCTGAAGCTCCACTCTGCAGACCATGGGATAGAGGAGATCTTTTGAGAAGGTTATCAACTTTCAAATCCATGACTTGGTTTGCTAAGCCCAAG GTAGTAAATGCTGTTAATTGTGCTAGGAGAGGTTGGGTCAATGTGGATATGGACATTATAGCGTGCGAATCATGTGGAGCACGTCTCCTGTTTTCTACTCCATCTTCTTGGACACGGCAGCAAG TTGAGAAGGCAGCCTTGGTATTTAGCTTAAAGCTGGATAGTGGACACAAATTGCTTTGCCCTTGGATTGACAATATCTGTGATGAAAGATTGGCTGAATTTCCTCCCTCTGTGCCAGCTGATTTAGTTGATAAATTCCGGGCGAGATCTGACTCACTCTTTCAACTTATAGCTCTTCCTGTTATTTCATCTTTGGCCATTGAATTTATGAGAAGCCCTCAGCTTGAACAATTTCTCAGACAACCCTTAATGCTGGATTGTCTGAAAGGGAACGCTGAATTTTCTCATTTAGAAAGGATAGAAGATGGTTCTGCTGTGGATTCTGCCAACTTGTATTATCAG GCTCAAAAGCTTTTAAGTCTGTGTGGCTGGGAACCACGTTCACTACCTTATGTAGTTGACTGCAAGGATGGTCAGAATCAGTTTGTTAAAGATGCTGATATTTTAAGTTCATCCGAGGGAGTTCATTATGGACTAAATTTGCGTCTCAGCTTCCGTCCAACTGATGAAAATGAGAATTTGACGGCAAATAAAGACTTTGAAAATTCTTTTGGATTGCAGTATGATCCCAAATCTGTTGTTCTAGATTGCAGGCTTTGTGGCGCGAGTGTTGGATTATGGGCTTTCTCCACTGTCCAACGGCCTGTAGAGTTATTCAGATTATTTGGATGCGAGGAAGTCAATCCTGGAGTCCACGATTCTGGCCATGAAAGCAATGTCTGTGAGGTTCCTTTTAATAGTGGGGCATCATCTATGGAGCCATCttcaaattcaaaattaactataGCTGGGGGTCCTCCACCAACACAACAAAACTTTAAAGCAAGAATCTATGTACCTGTTATTGGCGAGAGTTTAAGGGCTAGACTTTTGTATCATCCAGAGGTTAGAGATCAGATATACAGTAATCCAAAAAATACTCTAGTAGAATCCAATTGTAATAGGATTCCAGGAGAAATAGATTGTTTCAATAATAGTGTTAATCAGCTAGGTGTTCCGTTAGCGGACTTGAGAACTTTAAATGGAAAAAAAGATGGTCAAGTGAATTGTAATTCTAAAAGCAGCGATCGGTCTCCTTGTTCAAACTATGATGTTTGTTCAGGAGATGATACTTTTAGAAATGTCACACCTTTGGAAGGAACCGACTTCACTGCAAAAGAAAATTCTCCTTATACTGGTATAGATGATTCTAATATTGGGGGTCAAATAGAGAGTTCTCAGAATGTAGTCCTAGATTCTTGCCAGAGTAATAGCTTTCCTGAAAAGGTAGACAATGATAGAACTTGCAACTTAGCAGTAAAGAACTCTGATGCCATGCATGTTGGTGAGTCTTCTGTTATGACTCAAGGTGCTAATGTTTCCCCTAGAAATGAAGGAGCTAAGGCTAATGATTCATCAGTTATGGTTACATCTGAAAAGTACTATCCAGAACAAAATGCAGAACCAGATAGGGTTTGtgataaaaaaaattgtttatctaATCAAGACTCTACATGTGTTGCCTCTTGCTTGGAAGCTGATGTAAATGTTGATGGCACAAACAAGATGAACTCCAGAGAAGACAAAACTTGTTCCAACAGCGAGGAAGGAGTGATTGCCGAAGTCCAGGCTGTACAAAACAATAAGGTCTTATCCTGTCCCAAAG GAAAGGATCTAAAGCGACTACATATGGATAAAATATCAGAGTTTGATCCGATCAGGCAGCACAGGCATTTTTGTCCGTGGATTGCATCAATGAGTGGTGGGGCACCTGGATGGCAACAAACATTATCTGCTTTGCTTTATGGGAAAGATTTTCCTAATTCTTCACCTGTGTGTTCTACTTCAACCGTCTCCATGATTAAG GTTGATGATCCCATTGCCTCAGTTAGAAAGCTTTTCATGTCCCCTACGGCCAAAAGAACTAAAATCACTCGAGAATGA
- the LOC108485807 gene encoding endoglucanase 8-like isoform X2: MGLVASHDYGEALTKSILFYEGQRSGKLPPTQRITWRKDSALRDGFEIGVDLVGGYYDAGDNVKFTFPMAFSITMLAWSVLEFGQSLGTDLQHSLKAIQWGTDYLLKATSIPGFVFAQVGDPYGDHNCWERPEDMDTPRTPYAVSKEFPGSEVSAEIAAALAASSMVFRPINRGYSARLLKRARMVFEFADKYRGSYNDSLGPWACPFYCDYSGYQDELVWGAAWLLRATKAPYYRNYVLANIQNLDKSSSFAEFGWDTKHAGINVLVSRASICSIKFYPKPFITNADKFVCSVLPESPTVSVSYSPGGLLIKPGGSNLQHATALSFLLLVYSRPLSKDSRVIHCGNVVATPARLLQVARSQVDYILGSNPLNMSYMVGYGKKFPERIHHRGSSLLSITLHPQHIDCTGGATYFYTNNPNPNLLTGAVVGGPDIKDSYADSRADFAHSEPTTYINAPLVGLLAYFKSH; encoded by the exons ATGGGTTTGGTGGCTTCACATGATTATGGTGAGGCATTAACAAAGAGTATTTTGTTCTACGAAGGCCAGAGGTCGGGGAAGTTGCCTCCTACTCAAAGGATCACCTGGAGGAAGGATTCTGCTCTTCGCGATGGCTTTGAGATTGGT GTTGATTTGGTGGGAGGTTACTATGACGCTGGTGATAATGTTAAATTCACTTTTCCAATGGCTTTCTCCATAACTATGCTAGCTTGGAGTGTACTAGAGTTTGGCCAATCCCTTGGCACAGATCTGCAGCATTCATTGAAGGCAATTCAGTGGGGAACGGATTACTTGCTGAAAGCCACAAGCATCCCAGGCTTTGTGTTTGCTCAAGTTGGCGATCCTTATGGTGATCACAACTGCTGGGAGAGGCCTGAAGACATGGACACTCCTAGAACCCCATATGCAGTGAGTAAAGAGTTTCCAGGATCAGAAGTTTCGGCTGAGATAGCTGCTGCGCTTGCAGCCTCTTCAATGGTGTTTAGACCTATTAATCGTGGATATTCTGCAAGGCTGCTCAAAAGAGCAAGAATG GTTTTTGAATTTGCAGATAAGTACAGGGGATCATACAATGATAGTCTTGGACCATGGGCGTGCCCATTTTACTGTGATTATAGTGGATATCAG GATGAATTAGTTTGGGGGGCAGCATGGTTACTGAGGGCAACAAAGGCTCCCTATTACAGGAATTATGTTTTAGCCAACATTCAAAACTTGGACAAGAGTAGTAGCTTTGCGGAATTTGGATGGGATACCAAGCATGCTGGCATCAACGTACTTGTTTCCAGGGCAAGTATATGtagtattaaatttta TCCTAAGCCTTTCATTACTAATGCAGACAAGTTTGTCTGCTCTGTGTTGCCTGAATCACCAACTGTTTCAGTCTCCTACTCGCCAG GTGGGCTCCTTATTAAACCTGGAGGAAGCAATTTGCAGCATGCAACAGCTTTATCCTTCCTTCTTCTAGTGTACAGTCGCCCTCTGAGTAAAGACAGTCGGGTGATCCACTGTGGCAATGTTGTTGCCACCCCTGCCAGGCTTCTACAGGTTGCAAGAAGCCAG GTGGATTACATCTTAGGAAGCAATCCACTGAATATGTCATACATGGTGGGATATGGCAAGAAGTTCCCGGAGAGGATACATCATCGGGGCTCCTCTTTACTTTCTATTACTCTACATCCCCAACATATTGACTGCACAGGTGGAGCTACCTATTTCTATACTAACAATCCTAACCCTAACTTGTTAACCGGAGCTGTTGTTGGAGGACCTGATATTAAGGATTCTTATGCTGATTCCAGAGCCGATTTTGCACACTCCGAGCCAACCACCTACATTAATGCACCTCTCGTTGGTCTCTTGGCTTACTTCAAATCACATTAA
- the LOC108485807 gene encoding endoglucanase 8-like isoform X1, protein MSLIQRLSVLGMAAMAMGLVASHDYGEALTKSILFYEGQRSGKLPPTQRITWRKDSALRDGFEIGVDLVGGYYDAGDNVKFTFPMAFSITMLAWSVLEFGQSLGTDLQHSLKAIQWGTDYLLKATSIPGFVFAQVGDPYGDHNCWERPEDMDTPRTPYAVSKEFPGSEVSAEIAAALAASSMVFRPINRGYSARLLKRARMVFEFADKYRGSYNDSLGPWACPFYCDYSGYQDELVWGAAWLLRATKAPYYRNYVLANIQNLDKSSSFAEFGWDTKHAGINVLVSRLIKSQTPKPFITNADKFVCSVLPESPTVSVSYSPGGLLIKPGGSNLQHATALSFLLLVYSRPLSKDSRVIHCGNVVATPARLLQVARSQVDYILGSNPLNMSYMVGYGKKFPERIHHRGSSLLSITLHPQHIDCTGGATYFYTNNPNPNLLTGAVVGGPDIKDSYADSRADFAHSEPTTYINAPLVGLLAYFKSH, encoded by the exons ATGAGCCTAATACAAAGGTTATCAGTGTTGGGAATGGCGGCAATGGCGATGGGTTTGGTGGCTTCACATGATTATGGTGAGGCATTAACAAAGAGTATTTTGTTCTACGAAGGCCAGAGGTCGGGGAAGTTGCCTCCTACTCAAAGGATCACCTGGAGGAAGGATTCTGCTCTTCGCGATGGCTTTGAGATTGGT GTTGATTTGGTGGGAGGTTACTATGACGCTGGTGATAATGTTAAATTCACTTTTCCAATGGCTTTCTCCATAACTATGCTAGCTTGGAGTGTACTAGAGTTTGGCCAATCCCTTGGCACAGATCTGCAGCATTCATTGAAGGCAATTCAGTGGGGAACGGATTACTTGCTGAAAGCCACAAGCATCCCAGGCTTTGTGTTTGCTCAAGTTGGCGATCCTTATGGTGATCACAACTGCTGGGAGAGGCCTGAAGACATGGACACTCCTAGAACCCCATATGCAGTGAGTAAAGAGTTTCCAGGATCAGAAGTTTCGGCTGAGATAGCTGCTGCGCTTGCAGCCTCTTCAATGGTGTTTAGACCTATTAATCGTGGATATTCTGCAAGGCTGCTCAAAAGAGCAAGAATG GTTTTTGAATTTGCAGATAAGTACAGGGGATCATACAATGATAGTCTTGGACCATGGGCGTGCCCATTTTACTGTGATTATAGTGGATATCAG GATGAATTAGTTTGGGGGGCAGCATGGTTACTGAGGGCAACAAAGGCTCCCTATTACAGGAATTATGTTTTAGCCAACATTCAAAACTTGGACAAGAGTAGTAGCTTTGCGGAATTTGGATGGGATACCAAGCATGCTGGCATCAACGTACTTGTTTCCAGG CTAATAAAGAGTCAAACTCCTAAGCCTTTCATTACTAATGCAGACAAGTTTGTCTGCTCTGTGTTGCCTGAATCACCAACTGTTTCAGTCTCCTACTCGCCAG GTGGGCTCCTTATTAAACCTGGAGGAAGCAATTTGCAGCATGCAACAGCTTTATCCTTCCTTCTTCTAGTGTACAGTCGCCCTCTGAGTAAAGACAGTCGGGTGATCCACTGTGGCAATGTTGTTGCCACCCCTGCCAGGCTTCTACAGGTTGCAAGAAGCCAG GTGGATTACATCTTAGGAAGCAATCCACTGAATATGTCATACATGGTGGGATATGGCAAGAAGTTCCCGGAGAGGATACATCATCGGGGCTCCTCTTTACTTTCTATTACTCTACATCCCCAACATATTGACTGCACAGGTGGAGCTACCTATTTCTATACTAACAATCCTAACCCTAACTTGTTAACCGGAGCTGTTGTTGGAGGACCTGATATTAAGGATTCTTATGCTGATTCCAGAGCCGATTTTGCACACTCCGAGCCAACCACCTACATTAATGCACCTCTCGTTGGTCTCTTGGCTTACTTCAAATCACATTAA
- the LOC108458586 gene encoding uncharacterized protein LOC108458586, whose product MANRWLRPEVYPLFAAVGVAVGICGFQLVRNICINPEVRVTKENRAAGVLDNFAEGEKYSEHFLRKYVRNKTPEIMPSINSFFTDPK is encoded by the exons ATGGCAAATCGATGGTTGAGGCCTGAG GTGTATCCGCTGTTTGCGGCCGTAGGTGTTGCTGTCGGAATCTGCGGGTTTCAGTTGGTGCGCAATATCTGCATCAACCCTGAAGTCAG GGTAACCAAGGAGAACAGGGCTGCTGGGGTTTTGGACAACTTTGCTGAGGGAGAAAAATATTCTGAACATTTCTTGAGAAAATATGTCCGCAACAAGACGCCAGAAATCATGCCCAGTATCAACAGCTTCTTCACTGACCCAAAGTGA
- the LOC108485807 gene encoding endoglucanase 8-like isoform X3 — MGLVASHDYGEALTKSILFYEGQRSGKLPPTQRITWRKDSALRDGFEIGVDLVGGYYDAGDNVKFTFPMAFSITMLAWSVLEFGQSLGTDLQHSLKAIQWGTDYLLKATSIPGFVFAQVGDPYGDHNCWERPEDMDTPRTPYAVSKEFPGSEVSAEIAAALAASSMVFRPINRGYSARLLKRARMVFEFADKYRGSYNDSLGPWACPFYCDYSGYQDELVWGAAWLLRATKAPYYRNYVLANIQNLDKSSSFAEFGWDTKHAGINVLVSRASICSIKSFITNADKFVCSVLPESPTVSVSYSPGGLLIKPGGSNLQHATALSFLLLVYSRPLSKDSRVIHCGNVVATPARLLQVARSQVDYILGSNPLNMSYMVGYGKKFPERIHHRGSSLLSITLHPQHIDCTGGATYFYTNNPNPNLLTGAVVGGPDIKDSYADSRADFAHSEPTTYINAPLVGLLAYFKSH, encoded by the exons ATGGGTTTGGTGGCTTCACATGATTATGGTGAGGCATTAACAAAGAGTATTTTGTTCTACGAAGGCCAGAGGTCGGGGAAGTTGCCTCCTACTCAAAGGATCACCTGGAGGAAGGATTCTGCTCTTCGCGATGGCTTTGAGATTGGT GTTGATTTGGTGGGAGGTTACTATGACGCTGGTGATAATGTTAAATTCACTTTTCCAATGGCTTTCTCCATAACTATGCTAGCTTGGAGTGTACTAGAGTTTGGCCAATCCCTTGGCACAGATCTGCAGCATTCATTGAAGGCAATTCAGTGGGGAACGGATTACTTGCTGAAAGCCACAAGCATCCCAGGCTTTGTGTTTGCTCAAGTTGGCGATCCTTATGGTGATCACAACTGCTGGGAGAGGCCTGAAGACATGGACACTCCTAGAACCCCATATGCAGTGAGTAAAGAGTTTCCAGGATCAGAAGTTTCGGCTGAGATAGCTGCTGCGCTTGCAGCCTCTTCAATGGTGTTTAGACCTATTAATCGTGGATATTCTGCAAGGCTGCTCAAAAGAGCAAGAATG GTTTTTGAATTTGCAGATAAGTACAGGGGATCATACAATGATAGTCTTGGACCATGGGCGTGCCCATTTTACTGTGATTATAGTGGATATCAG GATGAATTAGTTTGGGGGGCAGCATGGTTACTGAGGGCAACAAAGGCTCCCTATTACAGGAATTATGTTTTAGCCAACATTCAAAACTTGGACAAGAGTAGTAGCTTTGCGGAATTTGGATGGGATACCAAGCATGCTGGCATCAACGTACTTGTTTCCAGGGCAAGTATATGtagtattaaat CTTTCATTACTAATGCAGACAAGTTTGTCTGCTCTGTGTTGCCTGAATCACCAACTGTTTCAGTCTCCTACTCGCCAG GTGGGCTCCTTATTAAACCTGGAGGAAGCAATTTGCAGCATGCAACAGCTTTATCCTTCCTTCTTCTAGTGTACAGTCGCCCTCTGAGTAAAGACAGTCGGGTGATCCACTGTGGCAATGTTGTTGCCACCCCTGCCAGGCTTCTACAGGTTGCAAGAAGCCAG GTGGATTACATCTTAGGAAGCAATCCACTGAATATGTCATACATGGTGGGATATGGCAAGAAGTTCCCGGAGAGGATACATCATCGGGGCTCCTCTTTACTTTCTATTACTCTACATCCCCAACATATTGACTGCACAGGTGGAGCTACCTATTTCTATACTAACAATCCTAACCCTAACTTGTTAACCGGAGCTGTTGTTGGAGGACCTGATATTAAGGATTCTTATGCTGATTCCAGAGCCGATTTTGCACACTCCGAGCCAACCACCTACATTAATGCACCTCTCGTTGGTCTCTTGGCTTACTTCAAATCACATTAA